Proteins from a genomic interval of Medicago truncatula cultivar Jemalong A17 chromosome 3, MtrunA17r5.0-ANR, whole genome shotgun sequence:
- the LOC25490627 gene encoding disease resistance protein At4g27190, translating into MECFMTELGKTLTEKVLNKAIEKSRNIFCFTCILKEFNEEKDKMEAGRATMREKFQVAANKGKGIKTNARLWEEQANKLIQENTKTNQRCFLGFCPDCIWRYKRGEDLSTKTKEIRKLMEEKFENVELDRHLPGVKRYSSQYYISFESRKLKYEELLDALRDDSNYITRLQGMGGTGKTTLAKEVGKQLKTSKQFNHVIDTTVSFTPDIKKIQDDIVGPLGLKWEDISESDRPKKLWSRLTNGEKILLILDNVWGNLNFDDIGIPKSDNHKGCKVLVTTRNLRVCNQMVCEKTIQLDLLNEEEAWSMFKLHANLTDNSSQGILKKGRKIATECKRLPVAIATVASSLKGQKRREEWDISLKTLQKPVSVGGIGDDLVDIYKCLKFSYDFLKDKNAEGLFLLCSTFPEDAEISTEVLTRLGIGVGLFGDDYGSYKDARTQAAASKNKLLDSCLLLETEEGYVKMHDLVREVAQLIANNEMNIVNFSNKNQKSQVERDKNIKYLICEGNLRDLFASKFDGSKLEFLIGNMHIKDIVHIPISFFENIPRLRVLNLSRHTPYQYHDYHHRLSLPQSIKPLSNIRSLSFEKFDLGDISAIGGLQGLETLELTHCAIDELPREIEKLENFRLLELKKCKIRNNNPFEVIQRCPSLEELYFLNSFNDSCKEITLPTLQRYRLNDVTVYHYKMKDTISRGVSLTWDYFSEATFKYVMETTELLHLEGTDKGWRNLMPGIVSIDNGMNDLIKLYLDNCDQVQCLVDTKHINSQVPSVFSNLKNVTLRSCSMLVSVFDLSTSRGLLLLEELIIFNCEKLESIITIECEEIVDGDNDNNKICNSMFPNLKVVIIDWCHQLQFVLPCYSARDFLLLEKITIYGCHKLKYIFGQHQDVQLPSLKELKLDDVPNFIYIFPEPSSIKGSSDSISKPQSELEPVKSNTFSWSQICCYGYKLKGSTSTKIVLVSEDQPKDCSITLESSSYILTYGNVLNVFQLQCYHISCAILKR; encoded by the coding sequence ATGGAGTGTTTCATGACAGAGTTGGGGAAGACACTTACGGAGAAAGTGCTAAACAAGGCAATAGAAAAGTCACGCAATATATTTTGCTTCACATGCATTCTTAAAGAATTCAATGAAGAAAAGGATAAGATGGAAGCAGGAAGGGCAACTATGAGGGAAAAGTTTCAAGTGGCTGCCAATAAAGGAAAAGGTATCAAAACTAATGCTCGGTTATGGGAAGAACAGGCTAACAAGCTCATTCAAGAGAACACCAAGACAAACCAGAGATGCTTTCTTGGATTTTGTCCTGATTGTATATGGAGATATAAAAGAGGAGAAGACTTGTCGACAAAGACAAAGGAGATTAGAAAACTAATGGaagagaaatttgaaaatgttgaaCTTGATCGTCATCTTCCAGGTGTTAAGCGTTATTCTTCTCAATATTACATTTCTTTTGAAAGCAGAAAGTTGAAATACGAAGAGCTTTTGGATGCACTAAGAGATGACAGCAATTATATAACTAGATTGCAAGGAATGGGGGGCACAGGAAAAACTACATTGGCAAAAGAAGTGGGTAAACAACTTAAGACATCAAAGCAATTCAATCATGTTATCGATACCACAGTGTCATTTACACCTGATATAAAAAAGATTCAAGATGATATTGTCGGGCCCTTAGGATTGAAATGGGAGGACATCAGTGAATCAGACCGACCTAAAAAGTTGTGGAGCAGATTAACCAATGGTGAGAAAATTCTGCTGATATTGGATAATGTGTGGGGAAATCTCAATTTTGATGACATAGGGATTCCAAAGAGTGATAATCACAAAGGATGCAAAGTACTTGTAACCACACGCAATCTGAGGGTTTGCAACCAAATGGTATGTGAAAAGACAATTCAACTAGATCTCTTGAATGAAGAAGAGGCATGGAGTATGTTCAAATTGCATGCCAATCTAACTGATAATTCGTCCCAAGGTATCCTCAAGAAGGGACGTAAAATTGCAACTGAATGCAAAAGACTACCAGTTGCAATTGCTACTGTTGCTAGCAGTTTGAAGGGACAAAAACGCCGTGAAGAGTGGGACATTTCATTAAAGACCTTACAGAAGCCTGTGTCCGTGGGCGGTATTGGTGATGATTTGGTTGATATTTATAAATGTTTGAAGTTTAGCTATGACTTTCTGAAGGATAAAAATGCCGAGGGACTTTTCCTCTTATGTTCTACATTCCCAGAAGATGCAGAAATTTCAACAGAAGTTCTAACCAGGCTTGGCATAGGAGTTGGCCTTTTTGGGGATGATTATGGTAGTTACAAAGATGCTCGAACTCAAGCAGCTGCATCAAAAAATAAACTCTTAGATTCATGTTTATTGTTGGAGACAGAGGAAGGATATGTGAAAATGCATGACTTGGTTCGTGAAGTAGCTCAATTGATAGCAAACAATGAGATGAACATAGTAaatttttccaacaaaaatcaaaagtcaCAGGTTGAAAGGGATAAGaatatcaaatatttgataTGCGAAGGAAATCTTAGGGATTTATTTGCATCTAAGTTTGACGGTTCTAAACTTGAGTTTCTAATTGGCAACATGCATATAAAGGACATTGTGCACATCCCCATTTCATTCTTTGAAAATATTCCAAGGCTTCGTGTTTTGAATTTATCACGCCATACTCCTTATCAGTACCATGATTACCATCATCGTCTATCATTACCACAATCAATAAAGCCATTGTCGAATATACGTTCTCTatcatttgaaaaatttgatttgGGTGACATTTCTGCAATTGGAGGCCTGCAAGGTCTTGAGACACTTGAATTGACTCATTGTGCAATTGATGAACTTCCTCGTGAAATTGAAAAACTGGAGAATTTTAGATTGTTGGAGttgaaaaaatgtaaaattagaaataataaCCCATTTGAAGTTATCCAAAGATGCCCATCACTTGAAGAATTGTACTTCTTGAATAGTTTCAATGATTCTTGTAAGGAAATAACCTTACCAACATTGCAAAGGTATCGTCTCAACGATGTCACCGTTTATCATTATAAGATGAAAGATACAATATCAAGAGGTGTGTCTTTGACATGGGATTATTTCTCAGAAGCAACATTTAAGTATGTGATGGAAACAACAGAGCTTCTTCATTTGGAAGGAACCGACAAGGGATGGAGAAATCTCATGCCTGGGATTGTTTCTATAGATAATGGTATGAATGATCTAATTAAACTTTATTTGGACAATTGTGATCAAGTACAGTGCCTGGTAGACACTAAACATATAAATTCTCAAGTACCAAGTGTCTTCTCCAATCTAAAGAATGTGACCTTAAGATCATGTTCTATGTTGGTTTCTGTTTTTGATTTGTCAACTTCTCGAGGCCTGCTGCTGTTGGAGgaattgataatatttaattgtGAGAAATTGGAAAGCATAATTACAATTGAATGTGAAGAAATAGTTGATGGTGATAATGATAACAACAAAATTTGCAACTCAATGTTTCCAAATCTGAAAGTTGTCATAATTGACTGGTGTCACCAATTACAATTTGTACTTCCATGTTACTCTGCTCGAGACTTTTTGTTACTAGAAAAGATCACAATATATGGTTGTCACAAACTGAAATACATATTTGGCCAACACCAAGATGTTCAACTCCCTTCACTAAAAGAATTGAAGCTTGATGATGTGCCAAATTTCATTTACATATTTCCAGAGCCTTCATCCATTAAAGGGTCATCTGATTCCATTTCCAAGCCACAATCAGAATTGGAGCCAGTCAAATCTAATACATTCTCTTGGAGTCAAATATGTTGTTATGGATACAAATTGAAAGGGAGCACAAGTACTAAAATTGTATTGGTTTCTGAGGATCAACCAAAAGACTGCTCAATCACACTG